In one window of Arthrobacter pascens DNA:
- a CDS encoding adenylate/guanylate cyclase domain-containing protein: MNDEDQQEQTDTLAPAADSSHPVSAPPASAHPASAHPASAHPATGTLSAERLAAKALEARLLGGERKLRRREVAAGAGLSLLSARKLWRALGFPNFGDEDVAFTERDQAALSTVVDLVRSGMLTEEAAISVTRSIGQMTDRMVVWQIEALVEDMVHEQGVSDAVARKRLVNELPALVDALEDMLVYSWRRQLNAGVQRLAVRAEAGLQASEEGREGDEDDAPLPLARAVGFADLVSYTSLSRRMNEKTLARLVQRFENKCAEIISVGGGRLVKTVGDEVLYIAETPAAGAEISLALAQAFTEDEILPEARVAMVWGRILSRLGDIYGPTVNLAARLTTLADPGTVLVDSMTATALDQDERFVLLPQPAENVRGFGEIHPVRLARGRGKGLILD, from the coding sequence ATGAACGATGAGGACCAACAGGAGCAGACGGACACGCTGGCTCCAGCCGCTGACTCATCCCACCCGGTGTCAGCCCCCCCGGCCTCAGCGCACCCCGCCTCAGCGCACCCCGCCTCAGCGCACCCGGCCACCGGCACGCTCTCAGCGGAACGACTGGCGGCCAAGGCCCTCGAAGCCCGGCTGCTGGGCGGCGAGCGGAAGCTCCGCCGCCGCGAAGTTGCCGCCGGCGCGGGACTCTCGCTCCTTTCGGCCCGCAAGCTCTGGCGCGCTCTCGGATTTCCGAACTTCGGCGATGAGGACGTCGCCTTCACCGAACGTGACCAGGCCGCGCTCTCCACTGTGGTTGACCTGGTCCGGTCCGGAATGCTGACCGAAGAGGCTGCGATTTCCGTGACCCGGTCCATCGGCCAGATGACGGACCGCATGGTGGTCTGGCAGATTGAGGCCCTGGTGGAGGACATGGTCCACGAGCAGGGTGTCAGCGATGCTGTGGCCCGCAAGAGGCTTGTCAATGAACTTCCGGCCCTGGTGGACGCCCTTGAGGACATGCTGGTTTACTCCTGGCGGCGCCAGCTCAACGCCGGCGTCCAACGGCTGGCCGTCCGGGCCGAGGCGGGCCTGCAGGCCAGCGAAGAAGGCCGCGAAGGTGATGAGGATGACGCACCCCTGCCCCTGGCGCGCGCCGTGGGCTTCGCCGACCTCGTGTCCTACACCAGCCTGTCCCGGAGGATGAACGAAAAAACCCTCGCCCGGCTGGTCCAGCGCTTCGAGAACAAATGCGCGGAGATCATCTCCGTAGGCGGCGGCCGGCTGGTCAAAACCGTAGGCGACGAAGTGCTCTACATAGCCGAAACCCCCGCAGCAGGCGCAGAGATCTCCCTGGCCCTGGCGCAGGCCTTCACCGAGGATGAGATCCTGCCGGAGGCGCGGGTGGCCATGGTCTGGGGCCGGATCCTGTCCCGGCTCGGGGACATCTACGGCCCAACAGTAAATCTCGCGGCGCGGCTCACCACCCTCGCGGATCCGGGAACTGTCCTCGTGGACTCCATGACTGCCACCGCCCTGGACCAGGACGAAAGGTTCGTGCTGCTGCCACAACCCGCCGAAAACGTCCGCGGCTTTGGTGAGATCCATCCTGTCCGGCTGGCGCGGGGGCGCGGTAAGGGCCTGATCCTGGACTGA
- a CDS encoding PH domain-containing protein: MRKDLVPGEQVIVTTRPQPRKLAGAAAAFIAAPAAAAFASAWIIRGEATRLVPAVSAAWSPWLVTGCVLATAWIWLAYCLPRLLRWQGTRYTLTSRRVVARYGMLRRRDQQVNLAAVRGVTVHQSVLQRILRSGNISLETGYEGVVILQDAPEAVRFRDFVLDAIDELPERGEPGTGDMTDHSGGALPWELREGGRDER, encoded by the coding sequence ATGCGTAAAGACCTCGTTCCGGGCGAGCAGGTCATCGTTACGACGCGCCCGCAGCCGAGGAAACTGGCTGGCGCAGCAGCCGCCTTCATTGCGGCCCCGGCTGCCGCTGCATTTGCCAGCGCCTGGATCATCCGCGGTGAGGCCACCCGCCTCGTGCCTGCTGTGTCCGCGGCGTGGTCGCCTTGGCTGGTCACGGGGTGCGTGCTCGCCACCGCGTGGATATGGTTGGCATACTGCCTGCCACGGCTGCTGCGGTGGCAGGGCACCCGCTATACGCTCACCAGCCGCAGGGTGGTTGCCCGGTACGGCATGCTGCGGCGGCGGGACCAGCAGGTGAACCTGGCGGCCGTGCGCGGCGTCACGGTCCACCAGTCGGTCCTGCAACGCATATTGCGGTCAGGGAATATATCCTTGGAGACCGGATACGAGGGCGTTGTCATCCTTCAGGACGCGCCGGAAGCAGTCCGGTTCCGGGACTTCGTTCTGGACGCCATCGACGAGCTTCCGGAGCGCGGGGAACCAGGGACGGGTGACATGACCGACCACAGCGGGGGAGCTTTGCCGTGGGAGTTGAGAGAAGGTGGACGAGATGAACGATGA
- a CDS encoding biotin--[acetyl-CoA-carboxylase] ligase: MDDVHAQGAPLNRGALADQDFLTATGISKLIVVDSTGSTNADLLRSAAVEPALWPDLSVLTAEYQTAARGRLDRRWEAPPLSSLSVSVVLRPANAEGRPLPTHSYSWLSLLAALALREMLLETAGIPAELKWPNDVLVRGRKIAGILAQLGPMVDGSAPPVILGTGLNVTLSSDDLPVPTATSVALEQPRTVDRTLLLKNYLSQFAVLYRSFCNADGDPAAGLAGGPSLHKRVEAVMVTIGKPVRAQLPGDHEIIGRASRLDEYGSLLVVDSDGREHVVTAGDVVHLRPWTPPGQGGEGGYA; this comes from the coding sequence ATGGATGACGTGCACGCCCAGGGGGCCCCGTTGAACCGCGGAGCCCTGGCGGATCAGGATTTTCTCACTGCCACCGGCATCTCCAAACTTATTGTCGTGGACTCTACCGGCTCCACCAACGCAGACCTCCTGCGCTCGGCGGCGGTGGAACCTGCATTGTGGCCTGACCTGTCCGTATTGACCGCCGAATACCAGACGGCTGCCCGCGGACGCCTGGACCGGCGCTGGGAGGCGCCTCCCCTGAGTTCGTTGTCCGTCTCCGTTGTCCTGCGGCCCGCCAATGCCGAGGGCAGGCCCCTTCCCACTCACAGCTATTCCTGGCTGTCGCTGCTGGCTGCCCTGGCGCTCCGGGAGATGCTGTTGGAGACCGCCGGCATACCGGCCGAGCTGAAGTGGCCCAATGACGTCCTGGTCCGCGGGCGCAAGATCGCCGGGATTCTCGCCCAGCTGGGTCCGATGGTTGACGGTTCGGCGCCGCCGGTGATCCTTGGCACGGGCCTGAACGTCACCCTCAGTTCGGATGACCTTCCGGTCCCGACAGCGACGTCCGTGGCGCTGGAACAGCCGCGCACCGTGGACCGCACCCTGCTGCTCAAGAACTACCTCTCCCAGTTCGCAGTCCTCTACCGCAGTTTCTGCAACGCCGACGGCGATCCCGCCGCCGGGCTGGCCGGCGGCCCATCGCTCCACAAACGGGTGGAGGCAGTGATGGTGACGATCGGCAAGCCGGTGCGGGCGCAGCTGCCCGGCGACCACGAGATCATCGGGCGTGCTTCCAGGCTTGATGAGTACGGCTCGCTCCTGGTGGTGGACAGTGACGGGCGCGAACATGTTGTCACGGCCGGTGACGTGGTCCACCTGCGCCCCTGGACCCCGCCGGGCCAGGGTGGCGAAGGCGGTTATGCGTAA
- a CDS encoding SDR family oxidoreductase — MTSSNDASGAAAAPYQAAGTLQGRTILMSGGSRGIGLAIAARAARDGANIVLLAKTGQPHAKLAGTVYSAAEELEKAGGQALPLVGDVRNDDDVAGAVAAAIERFGGIDIVVNNASAIDLSKTDDVDMKRYDLMQDINVRGTFLLSKLALPALRKSPNGHILTLSPPLNLDPKWAGRHLAYTMAKYGMSLTTLGLAEELRGDRVSVNSLWPCTLIDTAAIRNMPGGQNMVRAARGPQIMADAAHAVLTGSNLAGNPDEGGSGTGNFYTDEQVLAAAGVTDFRPYSLGAAEDELVPDIFL, encoded by the coding sequence ATGACTTCAAGCAACGATGCTTCGGGTGCCGCTGCAGCGCCGTACCAGGCCGCCGGTACCCTTCAGGGCCGCACCATTCTGATGTCCGGCGGCAGCCGGGGCATCGGGCTGGCCATCGCCGCCAGGGCCGCACGTGACGGCGCGAACATTGTCCTGCTGGCCAAGACCGGCCAGCCGCACGCCAAGCTCGCCGGGACTGTCTACAGCGCTGCCGAAGAGCTGGAAAAGGCGGGCGGCCAGGCGCTGCCCCTGGTGGGCGATGTCCGCAACGACGACGACGTTGCCGGCGCCGTTGCCGCAGCCATCGAGCGTTTCGGCGGCATCGACATCGTGGTCAACAACGCCTCCGCCATTGACCTGTCCAAGACCGACGACGTGGACATGAAGCGCTACGACCTCATGCAGGACATCAACGTCAGGGGCACGTTCCTGCTGTCGAAACTGGCGCTGCCGGCACTACGCAAGTCGCCCAACGGCCACATCCTGACGCTCTCCCCGCCCCTGAACCTGGATCCAAAGTGGGCCGGGAGGCACCTCGCGTACACGATGGCCAAGTACGGGATGAGCCTGACCACCCTTGGGCTGGCCGAGGAGCTGAGGGGGGACAGAGTCAGCGTGAATTCGCTCTGGCCCTGCACCCTGATCGATACAGCCGCCATCCGCAACATGCCCGGCGGCCAGAACATGGTCCGTGCCGCCCGCGGGCCGCAGATCATGGCGGACGCTGCGCACGCTGTCCTCACCGGCAGCAACCTGGCCGGGAATCCTGATGAAGGCGGTTCAGGCACCGGAAACTTCTATACCGACGAGCAGGTACTGGCGGCCGCCGGGGTAACGGACTTCCGTCCCTACAGCCTTGGGGCTGCGGAGGACGAGCTGGTTCCGGACATCTTCCTGTAG
- a CDS encoding acyl-CoA carboxylase subunit epsilon, with protein MTEPTSDPGQPAAPLFSVVKGQPSAEELAALTAVVLSLGSTESAETRQPTVRSWVRRQQLRLAPTPGPGAWKRSGG; from the coding sequence GTGACCGAGCCGACCAGTGACCCCGGGCAGCCGGCGGCACCACTGTTTTCCGTTGTCAAAGGGCAGCCGTCAGCGGAGGAGCTCGCGGCCCTTACCGCCGTCGTACTCTCCCTGGGAAGTACCGAAAGCGCGGAAACCCGGCAGCCGACGGTCCGCAGCTGGGTGCGGCGCCAACAGCTGAGGCTGGCGCCAACACCGGGACCCGGGGCGTGGAAGCGGAGCGGCGGCTAG
- a CDS encoding DUF885 domain-containing protein: MTIHTAPAARPHSAIDTVADDYTDTLIRLNPSFATTLGLPGHETEYPDYSPAGIAEFADAARGALAALDGLEAQDDVDAVTLDAMRERLGLQLEIHESGWDEAELNNIASPAQDIRAIFDLMPAATGQHWEHIAGRALNVPAALGGYMDSLRHARDAGRVSAARQVSIVIEQATKYAAADGFFAKLAAGAKTADGPLDASLQERLDAGAAAARKAYAELADFLRTELLPAAPEKDAVGRERYALASRSFLGATVDLEETYAWGVQELDRLIAEQEQVADTIKAGATIAEAKEILNNDPARQLKGTDALQAWMQELSDKAVGELAGVHFEIPDVMKKLECLIAPTDEGGIYYTGPSDDFSRPGRMWWSVPAGEDTFTTWAETTTVFHEGVPGHHLQVATATYRRELLNKWRRNVCWTSGHGEGWALYAEKLMQELGYLSDPGDHMGMLDMQRMRAARVVFDIGVHLELEVPERWGSGPWTPDKGYGFLKENLPISEGQLNFEFTRYLGWPGQAPSYKVGQRLWEQIRAELETRPGFDLKAFHTKALNIGSVGLDTLRRALLS, translated from the coding sequence GTGACCATCCACACTGCACCTGCCGCCCGTCCGCACTCCGCCATCGACACCGTGGCTGATGATTACACAGACACGCTCATCCGCCTGAATCCCTCATTTGCCACCACCCTTGGCCTGCCGGGACACGAGACGGAGTACCCCGACTACTCCCCCGCCGGAATCGCGGAATTCGCTGACGCAGCGCGCGGTGCACTTGCCGCCCTCGACGGCCTGGAAGCCCAGGACGACGTCGATGCCGTCACGCTGGACGCGATGCGCGAGCGCCTGGGCCTGCAGCTGGAAATCCACGAATCCGGCTGGGACGAAGCGGAGCTGAACAACATCGCGTCACCGGCGCAGGACATCCGCGCGATCTTCGACCTCATGCCCGCCGCGACCGGGCAGCACTGGGAACACATCGCCGGACGCGCCCTCAATGTTCCGGCCGCCCTCGGTGGCTACATGGACTCCCTGCGGCACGCCCGCGATGCCGGACGCGTTTCGGCGGCACGGCAGGTCTCCATCGTCATCGAGCAGGCCACCAAGTACGCTGCCGCTGACGGCTTCTTCGCCAAGCTGGCCGCCGGAGCGAAGACTGCCGACGGACCGCTGGACGCGTCCTTGCAGGAAAGGCTCGACGCCGGTGCTGCCGCGGCCCGGAAGGCCTATGCGGAACTGGCTGATTTCCTCCGGACGGAGCTGCTGCCCGCAGCCCCGGAGAAGGACGCCGTGGGCCGGGAACGCTATGCCCTTGCCTCGCGCTCCTTCCTGGGGGCCACCGTTGACCTGGAAGAAACGTATGCCTGGGGAGTGCAAGAACTCGACCGGCTGATAGCGGAACAGGAACAGGTGGCCGACACCATCAAGGCCGGTGCCACTATTGCCGAAGCCAAGGAGATCCTCAACAACGATCCCGCACGGCAGCTCAAGGGCACCGACGCACTCCAGGCCTGGATGCAGGAGCTCTCGGACAAGGCCGTAGGCGAGCTCGCGGGAGTGCATTTCGAGATCCCGGACGTGATGAAGAAACTGGAGTGCCTGATCGCGCCCACGGACGAGGGAGGCATCTACTACACCGGCCCCTCCGATGACTTCAGCCGTCCCGGGAGGATGTGGTGGTCCGTTCCCGCCGGCGAGGACACCTTCACCACCTGGGCGGAAACAACCACCGTTTTCCATGAAGGCGTTCCCGGCCACCACCTCCAGGTGGCCACAGCAACCTACCGGCGGGAGCTCCTCAACAAGTGGCGCCGCAACGTCTGCTGGACGTCCGGCCACGGGGAGGGCTGGGCCCTGTATGCGGAAAAACTGATGCAGGAACTCGGGTACCTGTCCGACCCGGGCGACCATATGGGCATGCTGGACATGCAGCGCATGCGTGCGGCCCGGGTGGTCTTCGACATCGGCGTCCACCTCGAACTCGAGGTCCCTGAACGTTGGGGATCCGGACCCTGGACCCCTGACAAGGGTTACGGATTCCTGAAGGAGAATTTGCCTATCAGCGAGGGCCAGCTCAACTTCGAGTTCACCCGTTACCTCGGCTGGCCGGGACAGGCCCCCTCCTACAAGGTGGGCCAGCGGCTGTGGGAACAGATCCGCGCCGAACTCGAAACCAGGCCGGGCTTTGACCTCAAGGCCTTCCACACCAAAGCATTGAACATCGGCTCCGTGGGACTCGATACCCTACGGCGGGCGCTGCTCTCGTAG
- a CDS encoding dicarboxylate/amino acid:cation symporter, with the protein MSTQTRTPDSRGKTGFQLPKWAGSFGFQIIAALIVGLGLGLLAKYTGSTKTSPNGLGATLQTIGSSYVSLLQTAVVPLIFTAVVSSISNLRQVSNAAKLAWNTLLWFAITSLIAVLIGIGLGVLLQPGANTGITEQAKYAGKSGDWWSFLTGLFPKNFLGLGASTTITEGVATTSVSFNVLQILVIAIAVGVAALKVGKAAEPFLNLNASALAVIQKVLWWIIRIAPLGTVGLIGNAVAVYGWDTIGSLGKFTVAIYAGLALVLFVVYPVLVRAHGLSVKQYFSGVWPAVQLAFVSRSSVGTLPLTQRVTERSLGVPRAYASFAVPLGATTKMDGCAAIYPAVSAIFVAQFFGIQLDFSQYVLIALVSVLGSAATAGTTGAVVMLTLTLSTLGLPLAGVGLLLAIDPILDMGRTAVNVAGQALVPTLVAKRQGILDEALYNAPRNGTPFVDDADSAAADPSASAGPAAGRELADAKA; encoded by the coding sequence GTGAGCACTCAAACCCGCACCCCAGATTCCCGAGGAAAGACCGGCTTCCAGCTGCCCAAGTGGGCTGGCTCGTTCGGCTTCCAGATCATCGCCGCCCTCATCGTTGGGCTGGGCCTCGGCCTGCTGGCAAAATACACCGGCAGCACCAAGACCAGCCCCAACGGCCTGGGCGCCACCCTCCAGACCATTGGCTCCAGCTACGTCTCGTTGCTGCAGACGGCCGTGGTGCCGCTGATCTTCACCGCAGTGGTCAGTTCCATCTCCAACCTCCGCCAGGTGTCCAACGCCGCGAAGCTGGCCTGGAACACCCTGCTCTGGTTCGCCATCACCTCACTGATCGCCGTGCTGATCGGCATCGGACTTGGCGTGCTCCTGCAGCCCGGCGCCAATACCGGGATCACCGAGCAAGCCAAGTACGCCGGAAAGTCGGGTGACTGGTGGTCCTTCCTGACCGGGCTCTTCCCGAAGAACTTCCTGGGCCTGGGCGCCAGCACCACCATCACCGAAGGCGTTGCCACCACCTCCGTGAGCTTCAACGTGCTCCAGATCCTGGTGATCGCCATCGCCGTCGGTGTGGCCGCACTCAAGGTAGGCAAGGCGGCGGAGCCGTTCCTGAACCTCAACGCTTCAGCCCTCGCCGTCATCCAGAAGGTCCTGTGGTGGATCATCCGGATCGCACCGCTGGGCACTGTTGGCCTCATCGGCAATGCAGTGGCGGTCTACGGCTGGGACACCATCGGCTCGCTGGGCAAGTTCACCGTGGCCATCTATGCCGGCCTGGCCTTGGTTCTCTTCGTCGTCTACCCCGTGCTCGTCCGCGCCCACGGACTCTCCGTGAAGCAGTATTTCTCGGGCGTGTGGCCGGCCGTGCAGCTCGCCTTCGTGTCCCGCTCTTCGGTAGGCACCCTCCCCCTGACCCAGCGGGTCACTGAGCGCAGCCTTGGCGTCCCCCGCGCCTACGCATCCTTCGCCGTACCGCTCGGCGCCACCACCAAGATGGATGGCTGCGCCGCGATCTACCCGGCCGTCTCGGCAATCTTCGTGGCCCAGTTCTTCGGCATCCAGCTGGACTTCAGCCAGTACGTGCTCATTGCCCTGGTCTCGGTTCTGGGTTCGGCCGCCACGGCTGGTACCACCGGCGCCGTCGTGATGCTCACGCTGACCCTCTCCACGCTGGGACTGCCGCTGGCCGGCGTCGGACTCCTGCTGGCAATCGATCCGATCCTGGACATGGGCCGCACGGCGGTCAACGTCGCGGGCCAGGCATTGGTACCCACGCTCGTGGCCAAGCGCCAGGGCATCCTGGACGAGGCGCTGTACAACGCGCCCCGCAACGGCACCCCCTTTGTGGACGACGCCGACTCCGCCGCTGCCGATCCCTCCGCCTCCGCGGGCCCGGCGGCCGGCCGCGAACTGGCGGACGCCAAGGCGTAA
- a CDS encoding AAA family ATPase codes for MAPSRHPLDDLRETIGHLADQLRLTGSERVDDLVGDLMGARPGPARPLSEVQAELDALVGLETVKEQVRALVALLQVQARRKAHGLPEVATSQHLVFLGNPGTGKTTVARLLAEMYRAVGLLQKGHLVEVDRSGLVGQYVGATAIKTDRVIRRALDGVLFIDEAYALAPEDGRMDFGPEAIEVLLKRMEDHRHRLVVIVAGYPRLMESFLLSNPGLRSRFAREITFPDYSVDALQTIFHQMLAQHEYTLEPGADQMLRRILAGLHAGEDSGNARFARTLFEQALNRQALRLSLNEEQSLDALDREAVMTLTADDIVEAALALGEEPEPEPRPEPEQPRWWRWLA; via the coding sequence ATGGCTCCCAGCCGCCATCCGCTCGACGACCTGCGCGAAACCATCGGCCATCTGGCCGATCAGCTCAGGCTGACCGGTTCAGAGCGCGTCGACGACCTGGTCGGCGATCTCATGGGTGCCAGGCCCGGGCCGGCCCGGCCGCTGTCCGAGGTGCAGGCCGAGCTCGACGCGCTGGTCGGACTGGAGACCGTGAAGGAACAGGTGCGGGCCCTCGTCGCACTGCTCCAGGTCCAGGCCCGCCGTAAGGCGCACGGCCTGCCGGAGGTGGCCACATCACAGCATCTGGTGTTCCTCGGAAACCCCGGCACGGGCAAGACCACCGTGGCGCGGCTCCTGGCTGAGATGTACCGCGCGGTCGGCCTGCTGCAGAAGGGCCATCTGGTCGAGGTCGATCGTTCGGGCCTGGTGGGGCAGTACGTCGGTGCGACGGCCATCAAGACGGACCGGGTGATTCGGCGTGCGCTGGACGGCGTCCTGTTCATCGACGAGGCCTACGCGCTGGCCCCGGAGGACGGCCGGATGGACTTTGGCCCCGAGGCGATCGAGGTCCTGCTCAAGCGGATGGAGGACCACCGCCACCGCCTTGTCGTGATTGTGGCCGGGTACCCGCGGCTGATGGAGTCCTTCTTGCTCTCGAACCCCGGACTGCGCTCCCGGTTCGCCCGCGAGATCACGTTCCCCGACTATTCCGTCGACGCACTCCAGACGATTTTCCACCAGATGCTTGCCCAGCACGAGTACACGCTGGAGCCGGGTGCCGACCAGATGCTGCGCCGCATCCTGGCCGGGCTCCACGCGGGCGAGGACTCCGGCAACGCACGGTTCGCCCGCACGCTGTTCGAGCAGGCGCTCAACCGCCAGGCGCTGCGGCTGTCGCTCAACGAGGAACAAAGCCTCGACGCGCTCGATCGTGAGGCCGTCATGACGCTCACCGCGGACGACATCGTCGAGGCCGCGCTGGCCTTGGGCGAGGAGCCGGAGCCGGAACCGAGGCCGGAACCGGAGCAGCCACGCTGGTGGCGCTGGCTCGCCTGA
- a CDS encoding TetR/AcrR family transcriptional regulator: protein MPSSLPDTGTSPAPTSRREKNKAATRQAITDAAMALLRSEGPGNFTVEDIAEAAGISRRTFFNYFGSTDAALASVTHGFLDNALQQFRLRPSDEPILESARAALMALADPMTVAPMAELFTLTEQNPQLSRSELEAWDHCTEQIITAARERAAETPGVVIDELYLRALAGSVISCGKAAMDVWFARRGADLSPASLTLLRQLLIDAIGHLGSGFDGRERSQSTLLEDRR from the coding sequence ATGCCTTCCAGCTTGCCGGACACCGGCACTTCGCCTGCCCCGACCTCGCGGCGGGAAAAGAACAAGGCCGCCACCCGCCAGGCCATCACTGACGCGGCCATGGCCCTTCTCCGCAGCGAGGGCCCCGGAAACTTCACCGTGGAGGACATCGCGGAGGCGGCGGGGATCTCGCGGCGCACGTTTTTCAACTACTTCGGCAGCACCGATGCGGCGCTCGCCTCCGTGACCCACGGCTTCCTGGACAACGCCCTCCAGCAGTTCCGGCTGCGCCCGTCGGATGAACCCATCCTGGAATCCGCCCGCGCCGCGCTGATGGCATTGGCAGATCCCATGACTGTTGCCCCGATGGCCGAGCTGTTTACCCTCACCGAACAGAACCCGCAGCTGTCCCGTTCAGAACTGGAAGCCTGGGACCACTGCACCGAACAGATCATCACCGCCGCGCGGGAACGGGCCGCCGAGACTCCCGGCGTCGTGATCGATGAACTGTATCTGCGCGCCCTTGCAGGTTCGGTGATTTCCTGCGGCAAAGCAGCCATGGACGTGTGGTTCGCGCGCCGCGGCGCTGATCTGTCTCCGGCCTCACTCACCCTGCTCCGGCAACTGCTGATCGACGCCATCGGCCACCTTGGCTCCGGTTTCGATGGCCGTGAACGCTCCCAATCCACCCTCCTCGAAGATCGGCGCTGA